A stretch of DNA from Limanda limanda chromosome 16, fLimLim1.1, whole genome shotgun sequence:
TAATGGGTTATTCAGTTCTGAAACCAGAGCCATTCAAAAGGTGGCCGATAACTGTTATGCTACATTGTCCAAAGTTCACAAACTGGGATGATTAAAATGCCAAGGCTAATAGTTTTCAATGTGCGAGTCATCTTATACAGTCAGAGCAATCTGAGATGGGATTTCATGCCACAATGTGTTAATAAAGACGGTCCAGTACTTGATCAGTGTGAGGCACTACTGTCCCTGtgaccaacaaacaaataatataaCAATGAGGATGCATTCTGCTCGACGGTTCAGGCGGTCTTTCTTCAGGGTCAATGGGGCAGGTgatgttaaaaatgaaaaaaacatgaatctttTACTCCTTTTCTCGGAGATGTCTTGCCGACACTGTGGGAACCCTTGGTCTGCAGCGAGCCGGGCAAGGCCGCCGCTCCCTCTAATGCCACCGCCCGCTGACCTTGAGAGTGCCGCGCTGTTGCCTCCCTTTGACAACATGATAAATCGCTCACTCACAGAGCAGACCTGATGCCATCCCGCACGTCGAAAATGCACCGAGGGGAGCAAGCAGGCAAGGGGATGCCGTCTCATCGAGTGCCAGAAGTGATGGTGTGAAAATGCACAATGTCACTGACTGCGTTTTGTTATGTACCTGTTCAGTGAAGGGAAAAGACAGGGAAGCGAGGGAGTTGATGAAATGATTACATAGTGGCGGAGAGGGGAAGGGGGCCTCGTGTTGAACAGCTGGCAGAACACATCGTTGTTTAACACAGTTTTTACAATGCTCAGTAGAGTCCAGAGTAAAGAGCGGCAAGGAACAGAGGGATGCTCTTCATCCTTCACTAGTTCTGCTCATAGTTTTCCACAAAATCACACAATTCTGTCTCACTCACGCCGCATGCAACCAAAGAGTTTCCTACACGTCACCTGATCGAGCAGAAACCAACAATCAGTACACTGTTTAAAATCCTTACCAAGCTTTTAAGTATGTTTAAAATGATGACAGCTGATTAAAATAAACTGAGAAatcagcacaaaaaaaaaagactcttCTTCTTCCAGTGGCTGTACTTTGAGGAATTCCAACTGGTCCAGATACTTCCCTCAGTCGAGTGAATACCTGAGCCAAGACTCAAACAGTGCTTTTCAAATGAAACAAGCTGCTCattgatatcagtcccctacTACATATGTGTTGTAAAATGTCCTATGTCTAAAATTCCAGCCCcatgatccagatccacaccaaaatgtaacgggttcttccctgactcgtgcatccttccaccaagtttcgcgGAAATCCTTTCggttattttgtgttattttggtaaacataacagaaaaacacaaaacacaaatccGGATTTTTGGCAAGCGCGTCATTCACCATCTTTCGGTACGTAAATCAAACACGAGCAAGCAGAGCACCCACAAATAATGCATATTTCATGGACATGTGTCCAACATGTGGACGTTAGCAGCAGCCCGAACATCAGCAATTACATACTTATCGACATGCTTCAGAGGCAGTAAGCAGTCGTATGCACTGTGCTTCATATCTTCCCCTCCAATCACATTTCTCTTTCCTGTCACTGGTTTCTCATCTTGCTCATTAATTACACCCGGTTGGTTGTGGAGCTGCACATGAGGCTCAGAGGAGCAGCGAAGGCCGAGTTTAAATTCTCTCCTCTGACTTTTATTTCCTGGGCCTgaatttttactttactttcatCTCAGTGCTTTGTTAAATCAACTCTCTTCTACTTGTTGTTCATTTCCGGTCTCTTGTGCACTTCatgcagcaaaataaaacatttgtcaaCCCTTGTCGGACGACCATATATGTCGATGTATATAGAGCTTGTAAAACCTTTACATTGACATATTCAAGCACTCAGTTGTGTACCgacatcttttgttttttgtttttggatgTAAACCTTTACAACATGATGTGAGAATCACCTTCTTTTTGCTGGGTCGCGACAGGTGTCTGGGTCTCTTTTGTGTAGGACACAGTCTCACGTGGAGGGAAGTCCACCTGTGTGACTTTGGCCATTCCCAGTTTTGGAGTCACTCGCCTAAAAGCACAGAACAACTCAAACTTTGCACAACATCACTGTAAAAAAGTAACAggtttaacaacaacaaaaacatacaacAGTTATATTACTATAGCTGCTCTTCTATGTTTTTGAAACAATtcacagcttttcttttttaattaaactgctTATCAAAGGAAGTAAATTGGTGTTTCATGGGATGGCTTCAGATTAGTTTAACAACCAGTGTGAGTTATCATTAAAAAGTTCTTCTCACTCTTGCATGCACGGTTTTCCTGCACTGCATTAACTGAATCATGactttgaaaaacaaagtaATCATGCCATAGATTGAGAGAAGGAAAAATGACcaggaaaggagagaagagagtgtCCAGTACCCCAGCTCAGAATCAGAGTGAAGTTGAAGTGTGGACGGGTCAGAGTCCCAGTGCAGATTCCTGGTTAGTGTCACGGCAACAAGGCGGCATtagtgagagagacaggcaaGCACAAATGAAGAGAGGAGATAAGGTTAGCTTTGTGGCACACAACATGCTGATCGGATCCTATGTCACTAATCAGTCAAGTTTGCATGTTACCAAACACACTTAACAAactccatttattttttgttattgttgtttttcaggtCAAATCACGCTCCAGTCTGTCTACGCAGTGCTCAAGATGACAGATGAAAGAACGTGTCTGCTTAAAATGCATGGACACACCGGCCCTCTGAGTGGGATGACACAGGGTGTAATGTGCAGCCTGCGGGGCTGATACAGCCTGAACTGTGTCACACCAAAGACTCCCAGTGCTGTGtagacagagagggaaggagagagagagagagagagagaaagagaaggagccCTCAGGGAGAAAACATGACCTCCATGTGTGTAGGAAATGGCCATGCTGGTGAGGGAAATGAGTCAACACGTAGGGGGACCAGCTCCCTGGGCCTGATGGGACACTGGGGGAGCTTAGATTTCTGTGCAGGGAAGGGGCTCTAATTAGGGGTTAAGAAGTCCCCCAGGcatggcagcagcagcctgctgttttattgttaatttaGAATCGTCCTAATTCAACGccacacaaattaaataaacacgCACTCACTTGGCATTAACTTCTCATCTTTGGCAGTGTGGGTGTGAGACTTTGTAAAAACTTTCAGCTCTCTTGCTCCTAATACAATCAGGCTTTACATTTATTCATAACCTGTGTCCCGAGTTCAGTGTAATGCAAAGCTCACAAAGCAAAAGCAGATCTGCACTTCTTCAAGCCATGTGAAAGATATTTCAGAGCGTATGTGCTGTATAATAACATTTGGAATTTCAGTGGCTGtgacagtgaaaacattttttcttgTTGGCATAAGCATGAATGAGCACAAAAAGTGGACAGAGCGGTTTGAAGAGATTCAAGATCAATGACGTAAAACACATTCAGACATTTTGTCTTTAAATGGAGAAAAGGGCCTTAATTCTTATAGATTCTTATTACAGTGGCATTTTTTAAACTCTTGTAAAGTCCTGTAAGGGAAGTGGGAGATAAATATGTGATGCAAACATTTAATTAGGtaggtgtgtgtacgtgtgtatatataatatatatatttatacatgtaaaCCTACCTGGGTCCAACGGCTCCATCAGAGTCCTGGCTTCCTGCCTCGCTTGGCGTACCTGCCGATTTGGCAGTCGGAGAAATGGGACGAGGGACTAGAGTGAGACAAACAATAATCATCTGTTACCATGTAAAGTTGCTGAGGTATTCACAACAGAGAACAAATGCATCCAAGCTACAGTGGATAAACAATCTTAAATGTTAGGACATTTTCTCACTGACCTGATATTACTGAACATGTGGTAAACAGGGTTAACTCCTGATATTAGGAGCAGAGCAAGACAAATATGTAAATCTGTCTTTTAGTTACAAACCCAAGAGTAAGAAAATAGGCATAACAAAAAAGAAATTGCATTGACTTTGTTTGTATTGAATAAACCTTTGAATAGCTGCAATGACATGTATAATATAAAGACAAACATGATGTTGTGTCACTTCTGTTAAGAGTGTTTGCATGCTGCTCTGAGGTGATGAGGGTTTTTAGAATGGATCTCTTCTGCCACCTGGTGTTAGCAACAGGACAGTGCTCCAAAACCCCACAGTAAAGAATCTGAGCattacaaaaacatttacatttttgacatTCACTAATACTTCTTTTATCAATGACTCTGCTCATGATGTAAAAAACCATCATTGTCACTATTGTAGAATCTGCTTAAGTAAGACTGTTTCAGAGATTATTTTCAGGCTAGTCTCAGCAATTTGCTGTGAAAACCTGCAAAAAcatattgaatacatttttggaCATGTCATTTCCTTTTAAAAATCCCTTGGTGGTAGCCTAATAATCTGTGTAATGGATATGACTTTTCTTGAGTGGCTCTGTAATAGACAGCTCGGAATCtcaaataactaaaataaaaaacaattcacCCCATAACAATGACTATGAGTTTAAAAGGTTGGCTTTCAGCTATAATGTTTGGCTGTTAGCATACAAACCTGATGAGCCGTATTAAAAACTAAGGTATAATAGTTAATATTTGGTTGTACATTAGTAGCAGTCAACGACTGAATGTTACTGCTTCTGAGCTTCTTGCCTTCAGTCTGGTCTTTAACATGATCTCATGATCAGCTGGATTAAAATCATGTGACAGAGTTGCTAAGTAAAGAACATGCCACTGTTTGGCTGTAAAGAAAATATTCCCGAACTCTTCAACCAGTAGGAGTGTGAACAGCCTTAAACTCTTGTCATAGAGGTAAGACAGTGACAAAGTATAACCATGAGATTTATTAAACAGGCTCACTGAAATTCCTGTTATTCCCTAaactaaaatgtattattaaaagCGGATATGACTGAAGGAACGAGCCAACAAGTAACATGACATACCGACTGGAGCATCTGAGGCTATGCCCATGCTCTGTAGCATGGCCTCAGTCTCACGTCTTTTCTTCTCCAGGTCAGAATCGTCCTGGTGAGCTGCAGCATCTTTCAACTGGTCGGACTGGAAGAATGAAACACATCACCTATTAATGCAATCATTACACATTACATTACTATTATCTCAGACAATTAAAGTTTTGTCCACTAACATGCAGATCAGATTAAGATTAAATGCTTGAGATGAAGAATTAATGAAAAAATTCCTCGCTGTTATTACAGAGGATTATTACTTTGTTTCAATCAACACATTTCCAATAAGGCTGCTTACATTTAAGGGGTAATGAATAAGAAGATTCCAGAAAAGGCACCTAATAAAAAGTGTCTGTACCTAACAGCTTCCTAAATGTGCTTTGACGACATCACTTTTCAGATGTTTAGCTTTGGGAGACTTTGACACATCCCCAGGTTCTGACTAATTAACTGAGATTTGCATTTGTTGGAcagttcaagaatttaacctaaCAAGCACCAGAGAattcaaacaaaatataaaaaattacaGCTTTGTCATTATTTTACAATGCCCCTCTGTTGGGTTGAAATGCTTTTCCCTCAATAAAAATATTTGTGCTGACGTCGCTATAGATTTACATATGAGGTGAAGGCTTAGGTTCCTAGGTGCTACACGTACACATTATCctttttatgaaaaacaacTTGCAAACACTTAAAAACCGACTCAGTCATTTTTGTCGTATTGTTCTGTGATCACATTACATCAGAGATGAGCATTTTTGCATACACTCTACTTAGTGTCAATCAACTCACACAAAGCAGCCCATGAAGCACGTTTTCTTTTGCCAACTTTGTTTTGACATCGTAGATCATCAATATGAAATTAACTGTCTTTTACAGATAAATAGCACATGTCTGAAATCCTTGAAAGACTCATGATCATGAATctttacatgtttttaaataatattttacatGAGCAAGTTATGAGTGTCATAACAAAACAGCAGCCAactatgtgtttattttatttttttcagaaattCTCCAGTTAAATCTTCTGAGACTTGACAGACTGACAGTGGGGGTCACCATGAACAAGTGAGAGACATCACCTCTAAATTTGTtctaaaatattatatttgatttaatatgtTATGCGTGCCATAAGGTACAAGGAGACAACTTTGTGTTtaattttcattaaataaagaaatacataatATTGAATTTCATTATACTTGTTGTTGTGTGGAATAAAATCTGACGTCCATAAGTGTCATTTAACGTTTGTTTATTGACACAAACAGACTTTAGTTTTCAAAGTGCCACCTGACCACAGGTAATTGAATCAGGCTTTCACTCAAATCGAGCCACTAACGGTTGTGAATGCGTTCTTTCTCCATAGTACTTTTCAGTCCTCATTACCAGTGAATACTGGACACATTTACAAAGGGTTACCCATACCTCTTTCTTCTTgcgctcctcctccttccttttcttctcctctctgattTGGGCCAAACGTTgcttcttcctctccagctctgcCTTCAGCTCACTCTTGTCGGACATGATGCCACAGCTGGGGACGAAAACACAATTCCTTCAAGTTGCACCGAGAAACAAGTGAATCTTGAGATGAAACCAGTGGACTTCAGGTGGACTGGGTGTGTTTGCACTGGAAACTAAAGACAGACATTTGAGGTCTGCTGACAGCTGGTTCTCTCAGCTTCAGCACCACCTTGTGCAGGATCCCAGCTGTGAGCCCAGCTTCCCCTGGCAGGAGGACCACTGATCATCCAGAggtgtttcctctcctcactgtAGCTCAGGGACTTTAATGTGTTCCCTGTTTGCAGAGTGACACAGACCATTAACGCCAGCTAGCAGAGCCCCACCCTAACCACTGACAAGACCGATCACACCCGGCGTTAGCTTAGCATGGGGCTAGCTTATCCCCTTCCATTCACCTCACTCTCTGCTTCTTATCACCCCTCACGTATGGAATCGATCTACATAAAGAGTTCATGTTGGCATCTCTTTATTTGACCAATCGCATTACGGTTCCATTGCAATCCGACCAAGCGGCCTCGTTAGCTGCTGACGTTAGCCTTCCTTGTTATAGCTAGCATCACTGTTGTACATTTAGCTGTGAAATCCTAACACCTCGCAAAGTCAGGTGTGATCTCTAACGTTAAATGGCtcttttaagaaaaataaaggaaaacgTGATTCGAACAACTCAACCTCGACTTTAAGTACTAAGGACGTAGCATTAGCTTTGTTTGTTAGCGGCTAGCTTTCAGCTACACAGACCGCAGGCTGAATAAAGCCAAGCTAGCGAATAAAGTGGATCTACAAACACGGTGACAGCAACATATTCATGTTATAAGTGTGTGGCACTGAAGAAAACGAGACTTTTATCCGTGGATCACCAACCTTATAGCAGGTTTTCGACCTGACACCAAACACGCAGCCAAAACAATCGAGCTGACAGCCCAACTACAGGAGCCGGGAGGAGTCAAAACGGGGTTATTTTAGCTTCGCCCCTTGCTGTgcttggggaaaaaaaactgaaggcTACTACAAAAACCAGACAAGCCACTGGACTTGATACTGTGGATAATGTTACAAAATAATCTTTGCAAAAATCATCCATCATTACAGTAACAGGAACCCACAGTCCTAAAGGTTTCTCATCATACAGATTGTGTTCTAGTCTATTGTAACATTCCTCCCTCTTCAGCAGCCAATGAATAGAACAATCATATATGTATAATTATTCAAGAACTGAAACATGCTGATTAGAAATTGCCAGtatttattgtaaatatatatagaaaatcTTCTCAACATTCACAAGCCCACACATCAATATACAAAGCAATTAGCGTAGAAAAATCTGTCGTGATTATTTATACAGCGTATGTTGAACCACCCCACTATTTGAATGCACCCGCAACAATACATCTTCAAGCCAACAGGAACAAGCTCAAGGTGCCACAAAAAGAAATCTAAGGAGAGATTACCACACCCTCTCAGACTAGTGCAGACTGGGTTAAGATATTCTACATTCAGCACCCCCAACTCATTTATTCTGCAATCATTTAATCTGCTTCGTCTAGTTTGTTGATCCTCTTCCTGACATCCCCAGTGGTCTCCGAACCAGCTCCATCCGTCAGCTGAGACAGGGATGGACCCACTTTGGTGTTGTCCTCACCTCCCCCATCGGTATGCAAGGTATGCAAGACCTGGTCACTGGGACGTTTCCAAGAGGGTTGAGTGGcaatccagaggatcagagctCCAAAAATCACCAGGAGGAGTCCCAGAACGTTCACAAAAATTGCCTCCGGAGGCAAGTCTTTATACTTTGGGTCGTTCCTTTgtcatgacaaacaaaaaaggatTACTCAGTTTCTGCAGCAAATTAACattgcacatttattttgtaGAATATAATTTATCTTAAGTATTAAAAAGTACTTACAGGCCAAAAATGAGTTTCTCTGTGATGCCCATGAGTGCCACAGCCACAACACTGGTAAAGAGAAATAGACCACTGTAGATGTGGAGGGGCATAATCGCTGCTCTCCAGTACACCGGAGTAATTGGTATCAAGTATATGCCAACGCCAAGGACCAGCTGCTCATTGAAGGGGAGAAAAAATGCACTTGTCAGATACTCTACCAATAAAGAATGTTATTCACTGGGACTTTGCATTTTAGAGACTAAGTGAGAGGGGTATTTGTTTTTTggtgtgctttaaaaaaaacaaaaactcagtATCACATGAAACTGTCCATAGCAAAGGATTAACAGAAGTGGTAAAAGTAAATGCAAAAGACTGCACCAACCAACCAGCAGTCATTtcttcagacacaaacaacaatacaaaattaaaaaagtttattttacctGTAGACAGTACAGCGTGACAGCTGTCAGGCCCAGCCAGCTGTGCAGACTGTACATGTTGGGGATTTTTGCACCATTATGGAAGTCAAAAACTGCCACCACAGATATAACAGCGAGAATGAAGGACACCAAGTGCAAGCCTGCATGGGTGAACTTCATCGTCAGTTTGCTGAACTTCCAGGTAAAGGGGAGCCTGTAGACAATGATGGCTGCAAGAGAGGGTCAGTCGGTGTAAATCAAACAGGTTTGGATGCAACCATGAGGGAAGACAAGATGAGACCATGTATATTGTGATTTGGCATTATACAGGTAAAATGGAATTGAATTAATTGATTGTAAATATCACTATCCAAGCATTGCTATTGTCACTATATAATTAGGTTTTAGGTCTTTTAACCATGTGAAGTCAACATGCGTGTCATGCTTCCCTAACAGGGATTATCTTAAATATGTAAAACCCTTGTGTAAAAGGTCTCATCACAGCTCTGCAAAGAGCGAAGGTGGAAGAACTCTGCTTCTTTACTTTAAGTAGCATTgccacacagaaagaccaaaGGGAACAGGTCCACAACCTTTATTCAATTACATACAAGAAGTATTAGCAGCAAAGTATTCTGTATAATTTAAAAGTGCTTATTTTGCAGACTGACCCttttaaaaggtgtttagtCATTGAGGCAGCCAAGGTGATAAAAGTcgtttttaatttgaatgtgcAAGGTCATATCTTGTGCAAACAACTTATTATCTTGGGGGCTTCAGGCCCATTCTGAAAACTTTATTGAGGGACAAGTTGCAATAAATTCCTTCTAATCAGTACCTGGTGACTTATTTGACCATTTGTCTTATTCCTGCTATAGTAAACAACATGACTCAACACTTTAAGGACATGCAGCGTCTCCAATGTCATCATACATTATACTTAAGAAATCCACCATAtctttgaatataaaaatcCCAATATACAAACTTCTACTTGCCACAAAGATGCAGTTTAAGTAAAAGGGCCTTTGGTCTCTTTTCCACAAATTTAGTTCAACAGTAGAATAAATTGGAAAGTCTAAACTTATTGCGTTTAAGCAAAGTTGTGTTAACCTGTCACAATGAAATA
This window harbors:
- the LOC133021833 gene encoding plasma membrane ascorbate-dependent reductase CYBRD1, whose protein sequence is MAMENFRQFLVALSAAVFFGAVSIIFVLVWVLQYREGLAWDGALQEFNWHPLLMVTGFIFIQGIAIIVYRLPFTWKFSKLTMKFTHAGLHLVSFILAVISVVAVFDFHNGAKIPNMYSLHSWLGLTAVTLYCLQLVLGVGIYLIPITPVYWRAAIMPLHIYSGLFLFTSVVAVALMGITEKLIFGLNDPKYKDLPPEAIFVNVLGLLLVIFGALILWIATQPSWKRPSDQVLHTLHTDGGGEDNTKVGPSLSQLTDGAGSETTGDVRKRINKLDEAD